Proteins encoded in a region of the Nicotiana tomentosiformis chromosome 9, ASM39032v3, whole genome shotgun sequence genome:
- the LOC104086882 gene encoding actin-related protein 9 isoform X2, translating to MDYMKTIVPTNLFTERGSNIVVINPGSANIRIGLANQDTPFNVPHCISRRTTQLPKRHVQDQMLNSQVTTAQHMERERAYDMIASLLRIPFLDEEVANSSYPRKMGRVDAYPLQNNTKEPEFTWTDVLEKNVPHSSTKVESEPNEGGTSEDPTLKESKIKVESNSSERKYRQYICGEEALRISPTEPYCLHRPIRRGHLNISQHYPTQQVLEDLHTIWDWILVEKLHIPHSMRNMYSAILVLPETFDSREIKEMLSIVLRDLRFSSAVVHQEGLAAVFGNGLSTACIVNIGAQVTSVICVEDGVTIPTTQISLRFGGEDISRCLLWTQRHHQTWPPIRTDALSKPVDLLVLNRLKESYCQIKEGEVEAVAMVQSYEDGMPPGSHKTRLTALNVPPMGLFYPTLLVPDVYPSPPRSWFNDYDDMLEDTWHMDFPGGSAFPMWESYPIFQTKPKKEDNIGVAEAITKSILLTGRIDLQRKLFCSMQLIGGAALSDGLIPAVEERVLHAIPSHEAIDTVEVLQSRMNPAFVSWKGGAILGILDISRDAWIHREDWIRNGIHIRSGRKYKDSYYLQAQAMCYLNS from the exons ATG GATTACATGAAAACAATAGTCCCTACGAACCTCTTCACCGAGCGTGGCTCCAATATCGTCGTCATCAATCCAG GTTCCGCAAATATCAGAATTGGATTGGCTAATCAGGATACTCCATTCAATGTACCTCATTGCATTTCCCGTCGCACTACTCAATTACCTAAACGACATGTTCAAGATCAA ATGCTGAATTCTCAGGTTACAACTGCACAACATATGGAGCGGGAAAGAGCATATGACATG ATTGCTTCGCTGTTGAGAATTCCATTCTTGGATGAGGAGGTAGCTAACAGTTCTTATCCACGCAAG ATGGGGCGTGTGGATGCATATCCTCTGCAGAATAACACGAAAGAGCCAGAGTTCACTTGGACTGATGTTTTAGAAAAAAATGTCCCTCATTCTTCAACAAAGG TAGAAAGCGAACCCAACGAGGGTGGTACCAGCGAAGACCCCACTCTGAAGGAAAGCAAGATTAAGGTTGAATCTAATTCCAGTGAACGTAAATATAGACAGTACATATGTGGAGAGGAAGCTCTACGAATATCCCCAACTGAACCATATTGCTTGCACCGTCCTATACGCCGAGGTCATCTAAATATATCTCAACATTACCCTACGCAGCAG GTTCTTGAAGACCTGCATACCATCTGGGATTGGATTTTGGTTGAGAAATTGCATATTCCTCATAGCATGAGAAACATGTATTCTGCAATCCTTGTTCTTCCAGAGACATTCGACAGTCGTG AAATTAAAGAAATGCTTTCTATCGTGTTGCGTGACTTACGGTTCAGTTCAGCAGTAGTCCACCAG GAAGGTCTTGCTGCAGTTTTTGGAAATGGTTTATCAACAGCATGCATTGTCAATATTGGTGCTCAAGTGACATCTGTTATCTGTGTTGAG GATGGAGTGACTATACCCACGACACAGATATCTTTACGTTTCGGTGGAGAG GATATATCAAGATGCCTTCTCTGGACTCAGAGGCATCATCAAACATGGCCACCAATTCGGACTGATGCCCTGTCAAAGCCTGTAGATTTGCTAGTGCTTAACAGACTTAAGGAGTCCTACTGTCAGATCAAA GAGGGGGAAGTAGAAGCTGTTGCTATGGTACAATCATATGAAGATGGAATGCCACCTGGATCTCATAAGACAAGGCTGACTGCTCTTAAT GTTCCTCCAATGGGTTTATTTTACCCAACACTTTTGGTTCCAGACGTCTATCCTTCGCCACCACGTTCTTG GTTTAATGATTATGATGATATGCTTGAGGACACATGGCACATGGACTTCCCTGGTGGTAGTGCATTTCCTATGTGGGAGAGCTACCCAATTTTTCAAACAAAGCCAAAGAAAGAAGATAATATTGGTGTAGCTGAAGCTATTACAAAGAGCATTCTTTTGACAG GGCGTATTGACCTACAGAGAAAGTTGTTTTGCAGCATGCAACTG ATTGGTGGAGCTGCATTGAGTGATGGTCTCATTCCTGCTGTGGAGGAAAG AGTATTACATGCAATCCCTTCACATGAAGCAATTGATACTGTGGAG GTCTTGCAATCTAGAATGAATCCAGCTTTTGTGTCATGGAAAGGCGGAGCA ATCCTCGGCATTCTTGATATTAGTAGGGATGCCTGGATTCATCGAGAGGACTGGATCAGAAATGGGATCCACATTCGCAGTGGGAGAAAGTACAAGGATTCATATTATCTTCAAGCTCAGGCAATGTGTTATCTAAACTCATAA
- the LOC104086882 gene encoding actin-related protein 9 isoform X1, which translates to MDYMKTIVPTNLFTERGSNIVVINPGSANIRIGLANQDTPFNVPHCISRRTTQLPKRHVQDQMLNSQVTTAQHMERERAYDMIASLLRIPFLDEEVANSSYPRKMGRVDAYPLQNNTKEPEFTWTDVLEKNVPHSSTKAVESEPNEGGTSEDPTLKESKIKVESNSSERKYRQYICGEEALRISPTEPYCLHRPIRRGHLNISQHYPTQQVLEDLHTIWDWILVEKLHIPHSMRNMYSAILVLPETFDSREIKEMLSIVLRDLRFSSAVVHQEGLAAVFGNGLSTACIVNIGAQVTSVICVEDGVTIPTTQISLRFGGEDISRCLLWTQRHHQTWPPIRTDALSKPVDLLVLNRLKESYCQIKEGEVEAVAMVQSYEDGMPPGSHKTRLTALNVPPMGLFYPTLLVPDVYPSPPRSWFNDYDDMLEDTWHMDFPGGSAFPMWESYPIFQTKPKKEDNIGVAEAITKSILLTGRIDLQRKLFCSMQLIGGAALSDGLIPAVEERVLHAIPSHEAIDTVEVLQSRMNPAFVSWKGGAILGILDISRDAWIHREDWIRNGIHIRSGRKYKDSYYLQAQAMCYLNS; encoded by the exons ATG GATTACATGAAAACAATAGTCCCTACGAACCTCTTCACCGAGCGTGGCTCCAATATCGTCGTCATCAATCCAG GTTCCGCAAATATCAGAATTGGATTGGCTAATCAGGATACTCCATTCAATGTACCTCATTGCATTTCCCGTCGCACTACTCAATTACCTAAACGACATGTTCAAGATCAA ATGCTGAATTCTCAGGTTACAACTGCACAACATATGGAGCGGGAAAGAGCATATGACATG ATTGCTTCGCTGTTGAGAATTCCATTCTTGGATGAGGAGGTAGCTAACAGTTCTTATCCACGCAAG ATGGGGCGTGTGGATGCATATCCTCTGCAGAATAACACGAAAGAGCCAGAGTTCACTTGGACTGATGTTTTAGAAAAAAATGTCCCTCATTCTTCAACAAAGG CAGTAGAAAGCGAACCCAACGAGGGTGGTACCAGCGAAGACCCCACTCTGAAGGAAAGCAAGATTAAGGTTGAATCTAATTCCAGTGAACGTAAATATAGACAGTACATATGTGGAGAGGAAGCTCTACGAATATCCCCAACTGAACCATATTGCTTGCACCGTCCTATACGCCGAGGTCATCTAAATATATCTCAACATTACCCTACGCAGCAG GTTCTTGAAGACCTGCATACCATCTGGGATTGGATTTTGGTTGAGAAATTGCATATTCCTCATAGCATGAGAAACATGTATTCTGCAATCCTTGTTCTTCCAGAGACATTCGACAGTCGTG AAATTAAAGAAATGCTTTCTATCGTGTTGCGTGACTTACGGTTCAGTTCAGCAGTAGTCCACCAG GAAGGTCTTGCTGCAGTTTTTGGAAATGGTTTATCAACAGCATGCATTGTCAATATTGGTGCTCAAGTGACATCTGTTATCTGTGTTGAG GATGGAGTGACTATACCCACGACACAGATATCTTTACGTTTCGGTGGAGAG GATATATCAAGATGCCTTCTCTGGACTCAGAGGCATCATCAAACATGGCCACCAATTCGGACTGATGCCCTGTCAAAGCCTGTAGATTTGCTAGTGCTTAACAGACTTAAGGAGTCCTACTGTCAGATCAAA GAGGGGGAAGTAGAAGCTGTTGCTATGGTACAATCATATGAAGATGGAATGCCACCTGGATCTCATAAGACAAGGCTGACTGCTCTTAAT GTTCCTCCAATGGGTTTATTTTACCCAACACTTTTGGTTCCAGACGTCTATCCTTCGCCACCACGTTCTTG GTTTAATGATTATGATGATATGCTTGAGGACACATGGCACATGGACTTCCCTGGTGGTAGTGCATTTCCTATGTGGGAGAGCTACCCAATTTTTCAAACAAAGCCAAAGAAAGAAGATAATATTGGTGTAGCTGAAGCTATTACAAAGAGCATTCTTTTGACAG GGCGTATTGACCTACAGAGAAAGTTGTTTTGCAGCATGCAACTG ATTGGTGGAGCTGCATTGAGTGATGGTCTCATTCCTGCTGTGGAGGAAAG AGTATTACATGCAATCCCTTCACATGAAGCAATTGATACTGTGGAG GTCTTGCAATCTAGAATGAATCCAGCTTTTGTGTCATGGAAAGGCGGAGCA ATCCTCGGCATTCTTGATATTAGTAGGGATGCCTGGATTCATCGAGAGGACTGGATCAGAAATGGGATCCACATTCGCAGTGGGAGAAAGTACAAGGATTCATATTATCTTCAAGCTCAGGCAATGTGTTATCTAAACTCATAA
- the LOC104086882 gene encoding actin-related protein 9 isoform X3, with product MLNSQVTTAQHMERERAYDMIASLLRIPFLDEEVANSSYPRKMGRVDAYPLQNNTKEPEFTWTDVLEKNVPHSSTKAVESEPNEGGTSEDPTLKESKIKVESNSSERKYRQYICGEEALRISPTEPYCLHRPIRRGHLNISQHYPTQQVLEDLHTIWDWILVEKLHIPHSMRNMYSAILVLPETFDSREIKEMLSIVLRDLRFSSAVVHQEGLAAVFGNGLSTACIVNIGAQVTSVICVEDGVTIPTTQISLRFGGEDISRCLLWTQRHHQTWPPIRTDALSKPVDLLVLNRLKESYCQIKEGEVEAVAMVQSYEDGMPPGSHKTRLTALNVPPMGLFYPTLLVPDVYPSPPRSWFNDYDDMLEDTWHMDFPGGSAFPMWESYPIFQTKPKKEDNIGVAEAITKSILLTGRIDLQRKLFCSMQLIGGAALSDGLIPAVEERVLHAIPSHEAIDTVEVLQSRMNPAFVSWKGGAILGILDISRDAWIHREDWIRNGIHIRSGRKYKDSYYLQAQAMCYLNS from the exons ATGCTGAATTCTCAGGTTACAACTGCACAACATATGGAGCGGGAAAGAGCATATGACATG ATTGCTTCGCTGTTGAGAATTCCATTCTTGGATGAGGAGGTAGCTAACAGTTCTTATCCACGCAAG ATGGGGCGTGTGGATGCATATCCTCTGCAGAATAACACGAAAGAGCCAGAGTTCACTTGGACTGATGTTTTAGAAAAAAATGTCCCTCATTCTTCAACAAAGG CAGTAGAAAGCGAACCCAACGAGGGTGGTACCAGCGAAGACCCCACTCTGAAGGAAAGCAAGATTAAGGTTGAATCTAATTCCAGTGAACGTAAATATAGACAGTACATATGTGGAGAGGAAGCTCTACGAATATCCCCAACTGAACCATATTGCTTGCACCGTCCTATACGCCGAGGTCATCTAAATATATCTCAACATTACCCTACGCAGCAG GTTCTTGAAGACCTGCATACCATCTGGGATTGGATTTTGGTTGAGAAATTGCATATTCCTCATAGCATGAGAAACATGTATTCTGCAATCCTTGTTCTTCCAGAGACATTCGACAGTCGTG AAATTAAAGAAATGCTTTCTATCGTGTTGCGTGACTTACGGTTCAGTTCAGCAGTAGTCCACCAG GAAGGTCTTGCTGCAGTTTTTGGAAATGGTTTATCAACAGCATGCATTGTCAATATTGGTGCTCAAGTGACATCTGTTATCTGTGTTGAG GATGGAGTGACTATACCCACGACACAGATATCTTTACGTTTCGGTGGAGAG GATATATCAAGATGCCTTCTCTGGACTCAGAGGCATCATCAAACATGGCCACCAATTCGGACTGATGCCCTGTCAAAGCCTGTAGATTTGCTAGTGCTTAACAGACTTAAGGAGTCCTACTGTCAGATCAAA GAGGGGGAAGTAGAAGCTGTTGCTATGGTACAATCATATGAAGATGGAATGCCACCTGGATCTCATAAGACAAGGCTGACTGCTCTTAAT GTTCCTCCAATGGGTTTATTTTACCCAACACTTTTGGTTCCAGACGTCTATCCTTCGCCACCACGTTCTTG GTTTAATGATTATGATGATATGCTTGAGGACACATGGCACATGGACTTCCCTGGTGGTAGTGCATTTCCTATGTGGGAGAGCTACCCAATTTTTCAAACAAAGCCAAAGAAAGAAGATAATATTGGTGTAGCTGAAGCTATTACAAAGAGCATTCTTTTGACAG GGCGTATTGACCTACAGAGAAAGTTGTTTTGCAGCATGCAACTG ATTGGTGGAGCTGCATTGAGTGATGGTCTCATTCCTGCTGTGGAGGAAAG AGTATTACATGCAATCCCTTCACATGAAGCAATTGATACTGTGGAG GTCTTGCAATCTAGAATGAATCCAGCTTTTGTGTCATGGAAAGGCGGAGCA ATCCTCGGCATTCTTGATATTAGTAGGGATGCCTGGATTCATCGAGAGGACTGGATCAGAAATGGGATCCACATTCGCAGTGGGAGAAAGTACAAGGATTCATATTATCTTCAAGCTCAGGCAATGTGTTATCTAAACTCATAA